In Lysinibacillus sp. 2017, the DNA window TTTGAGCGCGGTATGAATATGACACTAGCACGTACAGGTAAATCATTTAAAGTAACTCAATCAACACAATTTTTAGCGGATGACCGTGAAATTGTCAATGAAGCCGTTGCAGGTGATATTATTGGTCTTTATGATACAGGTACGTACCAAATTGGTGATACAGTTGTTGGCGGTAAAAAAGGCTTCAACTTTGAAAAATTACCACAGTTCACACCAGAAATTTTCATGCGCGTATCTGCGAAGAACGTCATGAAAGGGAAACAATTCCAAAAAGGTGTACTGCAATTAGTACAAGAGGGTGCAATTCAATACTTCAAAACATTGCATACAGAAGAAATTATTCTTGGTGCAGTAGGTCAACTACAGTTTGAAGTATTCCAACACCGTATGATCGGCGAATATAACGTTGAAGTAACGATGCAACCAATTGGTAGTAAAATAGCTCGTTGGGTTGAGAATGAAGAAGATGTGAAGGATTCAATGCATTCTCAACGTTCGATGTTAGTAAAAGACCGTTTTGATAAAAAGGTATTCTTGTTTGAAAATGAATTTGCGATGCGCTGGTTCGCTGATAAGAACGAGCATATTAAATTATATAGTTTATTATAATTTTTCAAACTTCGACCGTTGGGCAAATGCTCAGCGGTCTTTTTTGTTTTTTGGGGTTTGTCATAGCTAGGGCAGTGTATTTGGTTTGGCGGGCTAAGCGCATGAATCGCATAGCTTTGTTGCACAAATCTGTACGACTCATCTGTGCGCTTTATGCAAAGCCGCCAAATAAAGTGTAGTCTATTAAATTGTATTTAAAGAAGTAAGGCGCTGTTGCAAGCAAAGGCGCCATTTGTGAATAGAGCTTATCTGCTGAATACAATGGAAAAGGAGAGTATCATAGCTAATCTTATTTTAATAAAGTGTTATGAAAGTGTACGGGGTTTGGCGGGCTAAGCGCATGAATCGCACAGCTTTGTTGCACAAATCTGTACGACTCATCTGTGCGCTTTATGCAAAGCCCGCCAAATAAAGTGTAGTCTATTAAATTATATTTAAAGAAGTAAGGCGCTGTTGCAAGCAAAGGCGCCGTTCTTTTAAATAAAGCGGATTTGCTAAATAAGTAGACAAGGGAATTGTTATAGCTGTCATGTTTTAATTATAGAGTTAAGTATGTGTACGTGGTTTGGCGGGCTAAGCGCATGAATCGCACAGCTTTGTTGCACAAATCTGTACGACTCATCTGTGCGCTTTATGCAAGGCCCGCCAAATAAGGCATAGTCTATTAAATTATATTTAAAGAGGGAAGGCGCTGTTGCAAGCAAAGGCGCCGTTTGTTTAAATAAAGAGGATTTGCGGCAAGAAAATTTTTATTCAATAACGTGCATGGATAATGTTCCATAGAAAAGCCAAGTGTTGGTAATGCATTTGTTTATTAGACTTATTTTGTCACGCCTGTTGATTATCTAGTTTCTTCCAATAAAATTGCATAAAAAAGAGAGATTCTCATGTAAAATGTTAGTTACGACACAAACAATTACGAAATGAGGAATCTCTCTTGAACAAACATACCACGATTTTCACGCTGATTCAAAACTTTCTTTCAGAAACAGAGCTAAAAGCGATTTTAGTAGAGTTTAATTATGTAGAAACGGCACGTAAATGTACGGTTTCCACACTCCTCAAGTATTTAATTGGTGCTGCGACAAATGAGTGGAAAAGTTTACGGCACGCAGCCGATGTTGGTTCGAGTAATGGACTTGTTTCGGTCGATCATTCTTTGCTTTCTAAACACTTAAAAACATTGAACTACGGCATTATCAAGCGTATTTTTGAAATCATCGTGAGCAAGTTGAATCGTGCTGCACGTCGCAGAATGAAACTCCCTAAAAAACAGCTACTTTCCATTGATTCAACAACGATTACAGTAGGAAAATCGCGCTTACCATGGGCACTTTACCACGGTGAACGCTCAGGGATTAAACTGCATGTAAGCCTCACAAATGAAACCGCTATGCCCTTGAAGGTCGTTGAAACAACAGGCTTAAAGCACGATGGACCCATTGGTGAACAACTCGAAGACAAGCGTTTTATTCTCGTGTGCGACCGTGCTTATTTTTCAATTGATAAAGTGGATCGTTACCGAAAAGAGCACCAAGATTTTGTGCTCCGTATCAAAGAAAACGTGCAACTGAATCGAAAAAAATCACTCAAAGGCCGTCGTACCAATGATTCAAATATCACAGCTGATTTCACTTGTATCCTTGGAACACCTCAAAAACAAACCGAAAAGCGCCATCGTATTGTCGAGTTTACCGACCACGAAGGAAAAGAAATCCGTGTCGTAACCAATTTGATGGACATTACGGCCGAAGAAATCGCAGGCATGTACAAATCTCGTTGGGCCATCGAATCATTTTTCCGCTGGATCAAGCAAAATTTAAATGTGCCAGTGTTATTTGGCACGACTAAAAATGCGGTATTTAATCAACTTTTCGCAGCATTAATTGCCTATGTTTTATTAAAATTTCTTCACGTACAAGGACAGAAGAAAGCTAACGTCAAACGCTTATCTTTCGCGGGTTTTACGCGCCTGTTTCTTTGTGATGACTTGCCAATTGAATGGCGAATTCGCGTGAAAGAAATACTTGAGTTTCACAGAACGATGAATCAAGTAGATACTGTATAATTTTGGTTAATCAACACGCGTGTTATTTTGTATCTTTATAATGGATTGCAAAAAAAGATTATTTTATTAATTCTTCTCCTGTTAATATTCCATATAATTCGGCAGAATCTTGCGTTGTTAGTTTTACAAATTCATCACTTTCGGTAATTATCTCTAGATTTTGACCATTAGGGCTAATCCAAAGTAAATAAGATGCTATTTTATCTTCTTTACCGTTGCTATTCTTAGATGGAAATTGAAATTGGTAGTCTGCATAGCGTACCATTTCTACTTTCTTATTTTCCCATTTAGCGTTTTTAATTATATTTATCGCTTTTTCCACTTGTTTGTTTTCAGTGACTTCTCTGAAATCTTCAAAAATATTTTCTTCACTAGTTCGTTTCTGTACAGTTATTTTCTGTACAGTTATTTTTTGTCCATTCGTTTCATCCAAACAACCCGATGTAACTAACAAGACACTCAGAATTAAAAAGAATAATACTGTTTTCTTCAATAGATACCTCCACTACTAATAATTAATATTATAATTCTTCCCGTACTAAATTTTAAAGTTTTTAAAAGTAAATCTTTTATTTCAGCCAAATAGACAATTCAAAAACGATGAGATTAAAAATAACAATTACTCCGAATATGATTAAAGTTTCATTCGGCAAATTGAAATAAACGATTATTGTTAAAATAATAATTGCTACAATAAGTATTTCTAAATAACCTTTTATTCGTTTACTCATAAATCCACTCCCTAAATCCATTCGGACTAACAGTAATAGTACCTTTACAGTTAGCGTGTTCTTCAGATGTGTTAAAAGGTATAGTTTGTAATACGTATGCATTTAATGCTTCTCCAAATGATTTTGCATATATTTCTGCTATCAGAGTATCTAAATGCATTGGTAAGTTAGGACCAAATTGTTCCGTCGCCCCAACAGATAATACTGCTGTCTCCGTACCGCTTTCATCAATCTCTCTTGTAGAACTCTTATAACTTAGCATAGTAACCTCCGCGTATATTTTAAAAATATCGTTCTATATATTTAGATTATTCTAACATTTATAAAACCTTTTTAATATCTTCTTATTCAACTAAACTGCCAAGAACATGTGCAACATGATTAGGTGTTGTACCGCTCTTGTTTTAAATAGCGATAAATTGCAGCCAGACTAATTCCGGTCATTTCGGCAAATCTATATTGTTCGGATTTGTATAAGTACTCTAATGAAATGTAATTTATATACTATATTTACAGAATATTACCAATAAAATATACTATTAGATAAACAGGAGTTGAATTCTTATAAACACAAAGGAATTTTTATGGAAGAATTAGGGGGACATTTAAACACATGAACAATAATTCTATTGCTAATCTATCATTTATTGTATGTGCTGTTATCTTATTGAATAACTTTACAGCCCTTTTAATAAATACAAAACTTTCCGAAATGACATTTAATATGTCTATAATATTGATGATTTTATTATTAATAAATGGTATTGTGCACAAAAGAAGAGTTAGAAAATAGGAATCTGAATGGTAATAGGAAAATATCATTAGTAACATAAGTGGCAAATATTATTTGCTCATCTACAAGTGCAATAAAAGGATAACAAACAATTAGGCGAGATTATGTTGTTTCTTCAAGTATAAAAGTTGAATAGGGATAGATGGAGGAAAATATGGTAAAAAAACAGAGTTCAAATAAAAAATTTATTTTATTAGAATTACTTTTTTATGCAGCATTACCTTATATCATATGGAAATTTGGGAGGGAGCCTTTTGGCGATTATGTAGCCATGCTGATTTCAACCATTCCGGGATTTATTTATACGATTTACCGCTTTATTTTGGATAAGCAATTTAACATAACAGGCTTATTTATTTTAGGCTCATTAGTACTAGGGACTACGGTGAATCTGCTATCAGGTTCAGCAGAGCAAATGATTTGGAATGGGGTGTATTTAAGTCTTTTTTATACATTTCTTTATTTTGTTACGCTAATCATTAAGCGTCCCTTTTCTTTATATTTTGCTGTTGATTTTGCCTATTTACAAGGTCATGACAGAAAGCACAGCAGAGCATTATTTTATCAAAAAGGAATTTTTAAATGGTTTCAATGGATTCAGGTTGTTTTTATCATCAGAGGTCTTTTTATGGCTGGATTAACCGTATTCCTACTTAAAAAATATGGAATTGATGGTTATGGTGGAATGTTGATCTATAAGCAAATCGCAGGCTGGATTTTCTCAGTCTTAATTATGGGGATGTTCTTTTATATAAATATCCCAGTACGAAATTTTTTTGCTAAGCAACAAAGTCAATTACAAGACAACAATAAAGAACCTATCCAACAATCAAACGTAATTGTTGACTAAGCCACATTTCTTCTCGTAATTAATCTAATTAAACATGCAAACAAGTAAACCTCATATTGTGATCAAAATATGAGGTTTATTTTAATGCGGGAATTGGTCGTGAAGAATTTGATGAGATTCTTTTCTTATATGAAGATGTTGGAGTCGCTACATTTTTATTTGATGAAGAGCTTTACGATTTTCCCTTCATTAATTTTAAAATAAAAATCCAATAAGAGTGGATCGGGTAAACCTGTTTTGTCATAATCTCCATCAATCCTATAATAAAATAGTTTTTTGTTTATTAGGAAAGGGGAAAGGGGAATCCTACACGAATAGTTGTAAGGGAAATCGTTTTATTTAAATAAGTATTTGAAAAAAAGGGGGGGAATCATGGGTAGTCACTTTTTCACCGGCTTTCCAGGATTTGTTGCAACAGAAATGATTCAACAATTATTTAAACAAGGCATAACAAAAGAAGTTTATGCAGTCGTATTACTAGAGGAGTTAGCTGGTGCGAAAGCGGCTGTTCAATTGATCGAACGACAATTTGAAGGGTGTCAAATTGTGTTGTTTGAAGGGGATATTACATTACCCAATCTAGATATTGCCGATCGAGAGTTAGCAATCATTCAATCTAACGTTGAAGTTGTTTGGCATTTAGCGGTATTGCAAGATTTATCGGTAAAACGTGAACACGCATGGAGAGTAAATGTTCACGGGACAGTAAATGTGAACGATTTTGTTTGCCATTTACCTAATTTAAGACGCTATATGTATTTTAGTTCTACGTTTATAGCAGGTAAGAGAACTGGGAAAGTTTTGGAAATGGAACTAATTCGACCAGATGAGTTTCATAATTATTTAGAGGAGACAAAATTTGAATCGGAGTTACTTGTAGATGATTTGAAGCTAGATGTACCCACGACAATCATTCGTCCAAGTATGATTTATGGCCACTCCGTTACAGGAAGCACAAAACGCTTCGATGGCATATATTATATGTTAAAAGGTATTTCCTTTTTCAATTCACGTCGAGTGATTCCGAAAATCGGCAGTAAGGAGCCGCTTCATGTTGTGTCAATCGATTATGTCGTGCAGGCGAGCATCGCGCTTAGTGAGCTGTCTGATGCGGAAGGGGAAACTGTTCATATAATGGATAGGAAGCAATATGATGTTTTGTCGATTTATTTGGAAATGGTCAAACTGATGACGGGTAAATCCACATTTGGTCGATTGCCGTTAGGAATTGCAAAGGCGATGTTGGAACAACCAACGGTACATGAACGATTACGTATACCTCCACAATTCATCGATTATTTAGATTATGCCGCTGAGTTTGATACGAAAGATTGTGAAGCGTTACTAGCTTCAATTGAACTACCAGCTTCAGATTTAATGCATTCATTGCCTGAAATTATCTATTTTTATGAAGAAAATAAGCATTTACAAAGTTTTTATAGGTAAATTGAATAAATATTATAAAATATATTTGATTTTTTGAATGAATATCGTTACACTAAACAATATATTTGAAATGAATATCCGTTGACAGTTTGTCAAAGGGGAGTAGCTATAGGTGATTTAGTGGTAGAATGTCGAAATAAAGCATCTGCCGATAGACTAATGAACTTACTTCACATTCGTCATTACATGGTTAGGAACCATCGGGTGTGATAGCATTAATTTGCTTAGCAAGACCTTTGCCTTTTAAAAAGGCAGAGGTCTTTTCTTTTTGGAAAAATTCGGATGTTTATTCAACTAAGTATAAGGTAATTTACCCGCAAATTTGGGTAATAGTACATCATAAGGAGGAGAACTTTCATGGAAGCAATTTTATTAGAATACGCATGGGTCTTACTGGTTTTAATTTTCCTTGAAGGACTTTTAGCTGCAGATAATGCGGTCGTAATGGCGGTAATGGTAAAACACTTACCGAAAGAACTACAAAAAAAGGCATTGTTTTATGGATTATTTGGAGCGTTTGTATTCCGCTTCATCGCACTATTCCTAATTACGTATTTAGCGAAATATTGGGAAATTCAAGCTATCGGGGCTGCTTATCTATTATTCATTTCAATAAAACATTTATATGATAATCACTTTAAAAAAGAAGATGAACATGAGGAAGCGGAAACAGTGAAAAAGGGCTCTGGCTTCTGGATGACGGTATTTAAAGTTGAGTTAGCGGATATCGCATTTGCTATTGACTCAATGCTTGCAGCAGTTGCGATTGCTATGACATTGCCACATTTAAGTGATATGCATATCGGCGGCATTAATGCAGGTCCATTCGCAGTTATGTTCTTAGGTGGATTTATCGGCCTTGTCATTATGCGATTTGCTGCACAAATGTTCGTAAAATTATTAAACGATTACCCAACATTAGAAACAGCTGCATTCTTAATCGTAGGTTGGGTTGGTGTGAAGTTAGCTGTATTAGCTTTAAGTCATGAAAACTTAGCAATTATTGATCCACACTTCCCACATTCGACTGTGTGGAAAGCAATCTTCTGGGTTGTCTTACTAGGCTTAGCAGTGGGCGGTTATGTAGTAAGTGTTGTTAAAAAGAAAAAAGAAAATGCGAATTAATGAAGCGTAATTCGTGAAAATTGGGGATTGCTACAAAGAGAACCTTTGAGCAGTTCCTTTTCTTTTAGTTAAAAATTCATTATACTAGGAAAAAATGTTATGAATTAGGGAGGCGAAGAGATGCCTTTTAAACAGTTAGCGACTCGTAATATTACGCCTTTCCAAATATTACTAACCTTTTATTTTTTTGCGATTTTAATTTCTTACTTATTACTTCGCATTCCAGGTGTCCACCTTGAAGGTGTAGAAGTATCACATTTAGACAGCTTATTTACGGCAGTAAGTGCGGTAAGTGTGACTGGTTTAACGACTGTGATTGTTTCAGAAACATACAGTGGCTTTGGACTTGCAATGATTTTATTGATTTTACAATTTGGCGCCATTGGAATTATGTCGATTGGTACGTTTTTGTGGCTGTTATTCGGAAAGAAAATTGGGATGCGCGAGCGCCAATTAATCATGATTGACCACAACCAATATAATCTTTCAGGCGTTGTTATGTTAATTAAACAAATTGCAAGGTTATTGATTTTGATAGAAAGTATTGGTGCACTTATTTTGACAGTGCATTTTAAACGCTATTTTGATACGTGGGAAGAGTCGGCGATTCAGGGTGTGTTTGCCTCTGTTTCCGCTACAACGAATGGTGGATTTGATATTACGGGCTTAAGTTTACAGCCATTCCATCATGATTATTTTGTGCAGTTTGTGTGCATGATTTTAATTTTTTTAGGGGCAATTGGGTTTCCAGTGCTCATAGAAGTAAAAACGTATTTAATGAAAAAGGATTCTACATTTCGTTTTAGTTTGTTTACGAAAATCACGACTGTTACGTATGCAGGACTTTTCGCTATCGGAACGTTAATCATTTTACTTTTGGAATCATTTCACTCATTTAAAGGAATGCGATGGCATGAAGCGGTTTTTTCTGCGATGTTTCATTCGGCATCGACAAGATCTGCAGGATTGACGACGTATGATGTGACTACTTTTAGTGAAGCTACAGACTTATTTATGAGTGGACTTATGTTTATCGGAGCTTCTCCAAGTTCAGTAGGTGGGGGAATTCGTACGACGACCTTTGCCATTGTCACGCTATTTTTAATCGCCTTTTCACGTGGACAGTCTGACATTCAAATTTTTAATCGGGAAATTCATGTCATTGATGTATATCGTTCGTTTGCCGTGCTAATTTTTGCAGTATTTATGGTACTCGGTGCCACGATGGCCTTACTAATTACAGAGCCGCACGCAACGATGATTCAAATTATTTTTGAAATCACCTCAGCGTTCGGAACGTGTGGGATGTCACTTGGAATAACGGAAAACTTATCGACGATAGGGAAATTTATTATTATGGGATTGATGTTTATTGGACGAGTTGGATTAATTTCCTTCCTTTATTCGATTACAGGTAGACCGACCAAGAAAAAATATCATTATCCGAAAGAACGAGTTATTATTGGATAAGAAAAAGTGCTGCACTATCTTAACAATAGATAGTGCAGCGCTTTTTAATTT includes these proteins:
- a CDS encoding SDR family oxidoreductase translates to MGSHFFTGFPGFVATEMIQQLFKQGITKEVYAVVLLEELAGAKAAVQLIERQFEGCQIVLFEGDITLPNLDIADRELAIIQSNVEVVWHLAVLQDLSVKREHAWRVNVHGTVNVNDFVCHLPNLRRYMYFSSTFIAGKRTGKVLEMELIRPDEFHNYLEETKFESELLVDDLKLDVPTTIIRPSMIYGHSVTGSTKRFDGIYYMLKGISFFNSRRVIPKIGSKEPLHVVSIDYVVQASIALSELSDAEGETVHIMDRKQYDVLSIYLEMVKLMTGKSTFGRLPLGIAKAMLEQPTVHERLRIPPQFIDYLDYAAEFDTKDCEALLASIELPASDLMHSLPEIIYFYEENKHLQSFYR
- a CDS encoding IS4 family transposase, translated to MNKHTTIFTLIQNFLSETELKAILVEFNYVETARKCTVSTLLKYLIGAATNEWKSLRHAADVGSSNGLVSVDHSLLSKHLKTLNYGIIKRIFEIIVSKLNRAARRRMKLPKKQLLSIDSTTITVGKSRLPWALYHGERSGIKLHVSLTNETAMPLKVVETTGLKHDGPIGEQLEDKRFILVCDRAYFSIDKVDRYRKEHQDFVLRIKENVQLNRKKSLKGRRTNDSNITADFTCILGTPQKQTEKRHRIVEFTDHEGKEIRVVTNLMDITAEEIAGMYKSRWAIESFFRWIKQNLNVPVLFGTTKNAVFNQLFAALIAYVLLKFLHVQGQKKANVKRLSFAGFTRLFLCDDLPIEWRIRVKEILEFHRTMNQVDTV
- a CDS encoding TerC family protein, which codes for MEAILLEYAWVLLVLIFLEGLLAADNAVVMAVMVKHLPKELQKKALFYGLFGAFVFRFIALFLITYLAKYWEIQAIGAAYLLFISIKHLYDNHFKKEDEHEEAETVKKGSGFWMTVFKVELADIAFAIDSMLAAVAIAMTLPHLSDMHIGGINAGPFAVMFLGGFIGLVIMRFAAQMFVKLLNDYPTLETAAFLIVGWVGVKLAVLALSHENLAIIDPHFPHSTVWKAIFWVVLLGLAVGGYVVSVVKKKKENAN
- a CDS encoding creatininase family protein, with protein sequence MLSYKSSTREIDESGTETAVLSVGATEQFGPNLPMHLDTLIAEIYAKSFGEALNAYVLQTIPFNTSEEHANCKGTITVSPNGFREWIYE
- a CDS encoding VC0807 family protein is translated as MVKKQSSNKKFILLELLFYAALPYIIWKFGREPFGDYVAMLISTIPGFIYTIYRFILDKQFNITGLFILGSLVLGTTVNLLSGSAEQMIWNGVYLSLFYTFLYFVTLIIKRPFSLYFAVDFAYLQGHDRKHSRALFYQKGIFKWFQWIQVVFIIRGLFMAGLTVFLLKKYGIDGYGGMLIYKQIAGWIFSVLIMGMFFYINIPVRNFFAKQQSQLQDNNKEPIQQSNVIVD
- a CDS encoding TrkH family potassium uptake protein, whose translation is MPFKQLATRNITPFQILLTFYFFAILISYLLLRIPGVHLEGVEVSHLDSLFTAVSAVSVTGLTTVIVSETYSGFGLAMILLILQFGAIGIMSIGTFLWLLFGKKIGMRERQLIMIDHNQYNLSGVVMLIKQIARLLILIESIGALILTVHFKRYFDTWEESAIQGVFASVSATTNGGFDITGLSLQPFHHDYFVQFVCMILIFLGAIGFPVLIEVKTYLMKKDSTFRFSLFTKITTVTYAGLFAIGTLIILLLESFHSFKGMRWHEAVFSAMFHSASTRSAGLTTYDVTTFSEATDLFMSGLMFIGASPSSVGGGIRTTTFAIVTLFLIAFSRGQSDIQIFNREIHVIDVYRSFAVLIFAVFMVLGATMALLITEPHATMIQIIFEITSAFGTCGMSLGITENLSTIGKFIIMGLMFIGRVGLISFLYSITGRPTKKKYHYPKERVIIG